One window from the genome of Pedobacter schmidteae encodes:
- a CDS encoding DUF1634 domain-containing protein, producing the protein MSKENKNFFADKDIQLILGTLLRAGVVSSMTVVFIGGLIYLFFNYSQTVDYSRFDAGKSGLFTIAAIVSGLKHLDGAAIIQFGTLLLIFTPIARVVFSIFSFLIERDYLYVLIGLVVLSVILYSLSDRLVG; encoded by the coding sequence ATGAGTAAAGAGAATAAAAATTTTTTCGCTGATAAAGATATACAACTTATTCTGGGCACTTTACTAAGGGCTGGGGTGGTCTCTTCAATGACCGTTGTATTTATTGGAGGACTTATTTACTTATTTTTTAATTATAGCCAAACAGTAGATTATTCCAGGTTTGATGCGGGTAAGTCTGGTTTATTTACAATTGCTGCAATTGTTTCAGGCTTAAAACATCTGGATGGGGCTGCAATTATACAATTTGGCACATTGCTTTTGATTTTTACGCCTATTGCGAGGGTAGTTTTTTCAATTTTTAGCTTCCTGATTGAGCGCGATTATCTTTATGTTTTGATTGGTTTAGTTGTTCTGTCTGTTATTCTTTATAGTTTAAGTGACCGCCTGGTGGGATAA
- a CDS encoding sulfite exporter TauE/SafE family protein: MSVLLFTVIVLLGAFLAGLVGSLTGLGGGVIIIPLLTLALGVDIHYAIGASIISVIATSSGSAAAYVKEGITNIRIGMFLEVATTISAIIGAVVTVFINPSYIAVIFGLILLFSAAMMVRKKVDRSDNDTSGRLAVFFKLNGTYPTELGVKKYAVHNVIGGFLMMFIAGIISGLLGIGSGALKVIAMDNIMRIPFKVSTTTSNFMMGVTAAASAIVYLHRGQIDPGIAMPVTVGVLSGATIGSKILVKAKTDKLKMVFAVVVTFLALQMIYNGLAGRL; encoded by the coding sequence ATGTCAGTATTGCTATTTACAGTTATAGTTTTGTTAGGTGCCTTTTTAGCCGGACTGGTAGGGTCGCTTACTGGTTTGGGTGGAGGTGTGATTATCATTCCCTTACTAACACTTGCGCTTGGGGTTGATATCCATTATGCTATCGGGGCTTCGATTATTTCAGTAATTGCAACTTCTTCCGGTTCTGCCGCTGCCTATGTGAAGGAGGGGATTACCAATATCAGGATAGGTATGTTTTTGGAGGTAGCGACTACTATCAGTGCTATAATAGGAGCTGTGGTAACTGTATTTATCAATCCAAGCTATATTGCTGTTATTTTTGGCCTGATTCTGTTGTTTTCGGCAGCTATGATGGTGCGTAAAAAGGTGGATAGATCTGATAATGATACTTCCGGTCGGCTTGCTGTTTTTTTTAAGTTGAATGGTACTTATCCAACCGAGTTGGGTGTTAAGAAGTACGCTGTACATAATGTGATAGGTGGATTTTTAATGATGTTTATTGCCGGGATTATCTCGGGTTTACTAGGAATTGGGTCGGGGGCTTTGAAGGTAATCGCCATGGATAATATTATGCGGATTCCTTTTAAGGTGTCGACAACAACCAGTAATTTTATGATGGGGGTAACCGCTGCGGCAAGTGCAATCGTTTATCTGCACCGCGGACAAATTGATCCGGGTATAGCCATGCCGGTAACTGTTGGTGTATTGTCGGGCGCTACAATCGGATCTAAAATATTGGTTAAAGCTAAGACTGACAAGTTAAAAATGGTATTTGCTGTTGTGGTTACTTTTTTAGCACTTCAGATGATTTATAACGGTTTAGCAGGTAGGTTATGA